From the Bacillota bacterium genome, one window contains:
- a CDS encoding L-ribulose-5-phosphate 4-epimerase → MLELLRAEVCTACKMLPEHGLVILTWGNVSAIDREKGLVVIKPSGVPYEDLTAEQMVVVDLEGNRLEGTLRPSSDLPTHLELYRAFPQVGAVIHTHSQWATIWAQVGRGIQPYGTTHADYFYGQIPCTRPLRADEVAGDYERNTGKVIVETFQTIDYEQMPAVLVHRHGPFCWGTNVKEALENAVTLEQVACMAWHTESLLQCRTSPLDQSLLDRHFFRKHGASAYYGQ, encoded by the coding sequence ATGCTAGAGTTGCTAAGGGCCGAGGTATGCACCGCATGCAAGATGTTGCCGGAACATGGTTTGGTGATTCTGACCTGGGGCAATGTGTCGGCCATTGATCGGGAAAAGGGGCTGGTGGTGATCAAGCCCTCTGGTGTTCCATACGAAGATCTTACTGCGGAACAGATGGTGGTGGTGGATCTGGAGGGTAACCGGCTAGAAGGGACCCTCCGCCCTTCATCGGATTTGCCCACCCACCTAGAGCTTTACCGGGCCTTTCCCCAGGTGGGGGCTGTGATCCACACCCACTCCCAATGGGCTACCATCTGGGCCCAGGTGGGTAGGGGAATCCAACCCTACGGTACCACCCACGCGGATTACTTCTACGGGCAGATTCCCTGTACCCGGCCCCTTCGCGCCGATGAGGTTGCCGGGGACTATGAGCGGAATACGGGCAAGGTGATCGTGGAGACCTTTCAGACTATCGATTACGAACAGATGCCTGCGGTACTGGTTCACCGCCATGGTCCCTTTTGCTGGGGTACTAACGTCAAGGAGGCCCTCGAAAACGCGGTGACTTTGGAACAGGTGGCTTGCATGGCCTGGCATACCGAATCCCTGCTTCAGTGCAGGACTTCACCGTTGGATCAGAGTCTTTTGGACCGCCACTTTTTCAGAAAACATGGTGCCAGCGCCTATTATGGACAATAA